One genomic region from Acidobacteriota bacterium encodes:
- the add gene encoding adenosine deaminase codes for MYQEHQPIQHKLSDSEFIARLPKAELHVHLEGSLPPATVLKLAENNGLRPPFETLEDSAAYFQYRDFPHFLDIFMEVCGYLRTPQDYYLLVKDFLADAKAQNIRYREAFFSPTMHLGKPGLSQDALLEALAAGVKDGYAEHGVELHFIADISRQFVPEADPVVDFAIAGRADDLFIGVGIGGAEAGFPPRLFESHMSRARAAGLHSVAHAGEAAGPESVWEALRVTKSERLGHGVRSIEDAALIEYLRETQTPLEVCPTSNLCTGVYESYAAHPLRQLCDAGLAVTIGSDDPPFFGSSLSDEYVHLLTDFGFSRQDVCRLSCNAIDYSFLPSDRKTAYGREFEREFRALGQ; via the coding sequence ATGTATCAAGAACACCAACCAATCCAACATAAACTTTCTGATTCCGAATTTATTGCCCGACTGCCGAAAGCCGAGTTACACGTTCATCTGGAAGGCTCGCTCCCACCGGCAACCGTTTTGAAACTGGCTGAAAACAATGGATTGCGGCCTCCATTTGAGACACTGGAGGACTCGGCGGCCTATTTCCAGTATCGGGACTTTCCTCATTTTTTGGATATTTTTATGGAAGTCTGCGGGTATCTGCGGACGCCGCAGGATTATTACCTGCTGGTGAAAGACTTTCTGGCCGATGCCAAAGCCCAAAACATCCGGTATCGCGAAGCTTTCTTCAGTCCAACCATGCATCTGGGAAAACCCGGTTTGTCTCAGGACGCGCTGCTTGAAGCCCTGGCTGCCGGAGTCAAAGACGGATATGCCGAACACGGCGTCGAACTCCATTTTATTGCCGATATCAGCCGCCAGTTTGTGCCCGAAGCTGACCCGGTGGTTGATTTTGCCATTGCCGGGCGAGCTGATGATTTGTTTATTGGGGTTGGGATTGGCGGCGCCGAAGCCGGATTCCCACCGCGTTTGTTTGAATCACATATGAGCCGCGCCCGGGCTGCCGGACTCCATTCCGTTGCTCACGCCGGTGAAGCCGCCGGGCCGGAAAGTGTCTGGGAAGCCCTGCGCGTGACCAAATCTGAGCGACTGGGGCACGGTGTGCGCAGCATTGAGGATGCCGCGTTGATTGAGTATTTGCGCGAAACTCAGACGCCACTCGAAGTGTGCCCCACCAGTAATCTCTGTACTGGCGTGTATGAAAGTTATGCGGCGCATCCCTTGCGCCAACTCTGTGACGCCGGACTGGCTGTAACGATTGGTTCTGACGACCCGCCTTTTTTTGGGAGTTCACTCAGCGACGAATATGTGCACCTGCTTACTGATTTTGGGTTTTCACGTCAGGACGTGTGTCGGCTGAGTTGCAATGCGATTGACTATTCTTTCCTGCCTTCAGACCGCAAAACCGCCTACGGGCGGGAGTTTGAGCGTGAGTTTCGGGCGCTTGGCCAGTGA
- a CDS encoding PAS domain S-box protein, translating to MEGHDSPKREVLVTPISQFVDPYRLLVEAVKDYAIYLIDPNGYVSTWNAGAEQIKGYSADEIIGCHFSCFYPPEDVARNLPQQRLEQAVAQGKVEDEGWRVKKDGTRYWANGVITPMFDDKGTVLGFSKVLRDLSEHHAKEQKIQEQQMILAGIIDTAMDGIITVDDTYRIIMFNRAAEAMFLCSTTEALGQPLDTFIPERFRTLHARLVHTFAQSEVGFRKMSNPRIIYGLRTNGEEFPLEATISQTTVNGRKQLTVILRDISYRQQSEIAIAERGKLQEQLSKLTEVFPGALFSFRRHPDGFYSMPFISAAVSDVFGVMADKIRDDAALIFEGIHPDDIEQVNQTIADSARLMTLWHHEFRFQHPGKGEIWLEAWSAPVSEPDGGILWHGMVVDATSRKQVEGTLRENQHYLKQLIECLPQIVWTSDENQKCTYISPQWCEYTGLSETEDIFNSWEKFIHPDDWAHMPHLHHAETEGRNLFDAQYRLRRADGVYRWFKVRAIPFRDQSGKIVKWIGTSTDIDDQKQTEAALRQWADAFENCAHGIAIGNPTTNRILACNPAFARMHQQTVEEIAGLPILEVYDPADHEYVKHCIAVADQLGQVQYEARMRRKDGSTFDTQLDVVSVRDEDGTLRYRVATIQDITERKRAERRLLAQGMISRILAEVDTLSEAAPEILQTLCVSENWDGGVIWEVDKKNHRLRCVEVWSKSDPSFAGLIDHAQTLTFGLNIGLPGKVWATGAPLRIEEIGQDPDFAWAHPALQAGIRSALAFPIIHQGEIVGVVEVLSREISDLDRPILTQLGILGSQIGQFLARKRAQEQVQRFVSGSPSVIFALKLEDTEWIPIWTSENIFDLTGYSADETNEPGWWARHIHPEDYDRVIETQSTLKKTNHLIVEYRFCRRDGTYFWVRDEKRVLFDSSNQPTEVVGSWSDVTERVRLEEQFRQSQKMEAIGQLAGGVAHDFNNLLTVIIGYSDLLLARFPASDPKRNTLIEIKHAGEKAAELTRQLLAFSRKQVLEPKILDVNDIVGNIEKMLRRLIGEDIVLTTLLPPHLSKVKVDPGQLEQVIINLAINARDAMPQGGQLIIETDTFEFDEAYCALRPGYNPGWYTQISMTDTGCGMNSEVKSHIFEPFFTTKEQGKGTGLGLATVFGIVKQSGGHIEVYSEMGFGTCFKIYLPAVDAGWVAEASGDHGESVESGAETILLVEDEDVVRTITRLALETFGYHVIEAQSGTQALELIKTLTTPVALLLTDVVMPEMNGRQLAEHLQPLFPELKVLFMSGYTNNTISQHGILGDQIAFIQKPFTPTLLAKKVREVLAETR from the coding sequence ATGGAAGGACACGACTCCCCCAAGCGTGAAGTTCTTGTCACACCAATCAGTCAATTCGTGGATCCGTACCGGCTTCTGGTCGAGGCAGTCAAGGATTATGCCATTTATCTCATTGATCCAAACGGCTATGTGTCAACCTGGAATGCGGGTGCTGAACAAATCAAAGGGTACAGCGCCGATGAAATCATCGGGTGCCATTTTTCCTGTTTTTATCCTCCGGAAGACGTGGCGAGAAATCTGCCGCAACAGCGTCTTGAACAGGCGGTTGCCCAGGGCAAAGTGGAAGATGAAGGCTGGCGAGTCAAAAAAGACGGTACACGCTATTGGGCCAATGGAGTGATTACGCCGATGTTTGATGACAAGGGAACCGTGCTTGGTTTTAGCAAAGTTTTGCGTGATCTCTCAGAGCACCACGCCAAGGAACAGAAGATTCAGGAACAACAAATGATCCTGGCTGGGATTATTGACACGGCGATGGATGGCATCATCACGGTTGATGATACCTATCGAATCATTATGTTTAACCGGGCGGCTGAAGCCATGTTTCTCTGTTCGACAACCGAAGCTCTCGGCCAGCCCCTCGACACATTTATTCCCGAGCGATTTCGCACCTTACATGCCCGGCTTGTCCATACTTTTGCACAGTCAGAAGTCGGCTTCCGGAAAATGTCCAATCCCCGAATTATCTATGGATTGCGGACCAACGGGGAAGAGTTTCCACTCGAAGCAACCATTTCGCAAACCACCGTTAACGGACGCAAACAACTGACTGTCATCTTGCGAGACATCAGTTACCGGCAACAATCTGAGATTGCCATTGCGGAAAGAGGAAAATTACAGGAGCAGTTATCGAAACTGACGGAAGTATTTCCCGGGGCGCTCTTTTCTTTCCGCCGCCACCCCGATGGTTTTTATTCGATGCCTTTTATTTCGGCTGCGGTATCGGATGTGTTTGGGGTGATGGCTGACAAGATCCGGGATGATGCGGCCCTGATTTTTGAGGGAATTCATCCAGATGATATTGAACAGGTCAACCAAACCATTGCGGATTCAGCCAGATTGATGACGTTGTGGCATCATGAATTCCGATTTCAGCACCCAGGGAAAGGTGAAATTTGGCTTGAAGCCTGGTCGGCCCCAGTCAGCGAACCTGATGGGGGCATTTTGTGGCACGGGATGGTGGTAGATGCGACCAGCCGGAAGCAAGTCGAGGGTACCCTGCGCGAAAACCAGCACTATTTGAAACAACTGATCGAGTGTCTGCCGCAAATTGTCTGGACCTCTGATGAAAACCAGAAATGTACCTATATCAGCCCGCAATGGTGCGAATATACCGGGCTTTCTGAAACCGAGGACATTTTCAATAGCTGGGAAAAATTTATTCATCCTGATGATTGGGCTCACATGCCACACTTGCATCATGCGGAAACTGAGGGGCGGAACCTGTTTGATGCGCAATATCGGCTCCGCCGGGCGGATGGGGTATATCGCTGGTTTAAGGTACGGGCCATTCCATTCCGCGATCAATCAGGAAAGATTGTGAAATGGATTGGCACCAGTACCGATATTGACGATCAAAAGCAAACCGAAGCCGCCTTGCGCCAGTGGGCTGACGCTTTCGAAAATTGTGCGCATGGCATTGCCATCGGAAATCCGACCACCAACCGCATTCTGGCCTGTAATCCAGCTTTTGCGCGCATGCATCAGCAAACTGTTGAGGAGATTGCCGGCTTACCGATTCTGGAGGTCTATGACCCGGCTGACCATGAGTATGTCAAGCACTGTATCGCCGTTGCTGATCAACTTGGGCAGGTGCAATACGAAGCCCGCATGCGTCGCAAAGACGGATCAACCTTTGATACTCAACTGGATGTGGTGTCGGTGCGTGATGAAGATGGGACGTTACGCTACCGCGTGGCGACGATACAGGACATTACTGAGCGGAAACGGGCCGAACGTCGCCTCCTGGCCCAGGGGATGATCAGTCGGATTCTGGCCGAAGTTGATACGCTCAGCGAAGCCGCACCCGAAATTCTCCAGACCCTGTGTGTCTCAGAAAACTGGGACGGCGGTGTCATTTGGGAAGTTGATAAAAAGAACCATCGGCTGCGATGTGTCGAGGTCTGGTCAAAGAGTGACCCTTCCTTTGCCGGGCTGATTGATCATGCCCAAACCTTGACCTTTGGCCTGAATATAGGGCTGCCTGGGAAAGTATGGGCAACTGGTGCCCCACTCAGAATCGAGGAGATTGGGCAAGACCCTGATTTTGCATGGGCTCATCCAGCACTTCAGGCTGGAATCCGTAGCGCCCTGGCCTTTCCAATTATTCACCAGGGAGAGATCGTGGGTGTGGTTGAAGTATTGAGCCGGGAGATTTCTGATCTGGACCGGCCAATACTGACCCAATTGGGTATACTGGGGAGCCAGATTGGACAGTTTCTCGCCCGGAAACGTGCCCAGGAACAGGTTCAGCGGTTTGTTTCCGGGAGCCCATCGGTTATTTTTGCGCTCAAGCTGGAAGACACTGAGTGGATACCAATCTGGACCAGTGAAAATATCTTTGATTTGACTGGATATTCTGCTGACGAAACCAATGAGCCTGGCTGGTGGGCCAGACACATTCACCCGGAAGACTATGACCGGGTAATCGAGACCCAATCCACACTGAAAAAAACGAACCATCTGATTGTGGAATATCGGTTTTGCCGTCGGGATGGTACCTATTTTTGGGTGCGGGATGAAAAACGGGTTCTGTTTGATTCGAGCAATCAACCAACCGAAGTTGTCGGATCCTGGTCAGATGTCACCGAGCGCGTCCGGTTGGAAGAGCAATTCCGCCAATCCCAAAAGATGGAAGCGATTGGTCAACTGGCCGGAGGTGTTGCCCACGATTTCAACAATTTGCTCACGGTCATTATCGGCTATAGTGATTTGCTGTTGGCTCGATTTCCAGCCAGTGATCCCAAACGGAACACACTCATTGAAATCAAACATGCTGGTGAAAAGGCGGCTGAATTAACCCGACAATTGCTGGCGTTTAGTCGCAAACAGGTCCTGGAGCCAAAAATTCTGGACGTCAATGACATTGTCGGTAATATTGAAAAAATGCTGCGGCGATTGATCGGTGAAGATATTGTGTTAACCACCCTGTTGCCGCCACATCTCAGTAAAGTCAAAGTGGACCCCGGTCAGCTTGAGCAGGTGATTATCAATCTGGCTATTAATGCCCGGGACGCCATGCCACAGGGCGGTCAACTGATCATCGAAACCGACACCTTCGAATTTGACGAGGCATATTGTGCCTTACGACCCGGATATAACCCCGGCTGGTACACCCAGATCTCAATGACCGATACGGGATGTGGAATGAACTCTGAGGTTAAATCCCATATCTTCGAGCCGTTTTTTACGACCAAAGAGCAGGGCAAAGGTACGGGGCTCGGGCTGGCAACCGTGTTTGGAATTGTGAAACAAAGCGGTGGCCACATCGAAGTGTACAGTGAAATGGGATTTGGCACCTGCTTTAAAATTTATTTGCCGGCGGTTGATGCCGGGTGGGTTGCTGAGGCATCAGGCGATCATGGTGAATCAGTTGAGTCTGGGGCTGAAACCATTTTGCTGGTTGAAGATGAAGACGTGGTGCGGACGATCACCCGCCTGGCACTGGAAACATTTGGGTATCACGTCATTGAAGCCCAAAGCGGCACCCAGGCTCTGGAACTGATAAAAACCCTGACCACTCCCGTGGCCTTGCTCCTTACCGATGTGGTCATGCCTGAGATGAATGGCCGCCAGCTTGCTGAACACCTGCAACCGCTTTTTCCGGAACTCAAGGTGCTATTTATGAGTGGCTACACAAACAATACCATTTCTCAACATGGCATTTTAGGTGACCAGATTGCCTTTATTCAGAAACCCTTTACGCCAACACTCTTGGCAAAAAAGGTACGTGAAGTGTTAGCCGAAACCAGGTAA